One window of Alkaliphilus metalliredigens QYMF genomic DNA carries:
- a CDS encoding ABC transporter permease, which produces MRILNALKADMRFQFKQGFYFVYVILTLMYMILISQFPHGFTSYAVPIVIFTDPSFIGFFFIGGIVMLEKVQGILQYLVVTPLRPREYLISKVISLTLLAEVAGFAIAYVTYKAPFNWILLFIGIFLTAAFFTLYGFVVAASCNTINEYFIKMIPYMLGLMIPTLYYFTYPNVWILRLLPSVAGFNLVNGAFNGIRFLEMAAYIGYLVLINIVTLIRVEKYFIKKVLRGE; this is translated from the coding sequence ATGAGGATATTAAATGCGCTGAAGGCGGATATGAGGTTTCAATTTAAGCAGGGCTTCTATTTTGTTTATGTGATATTGACGTTAATGTATATGATTTTAATTAGCCAGTTTCCCCATGGCTTTACCAGCTATGCAGTACCCATCGTCATTTTTACTGATCCTTCTTTTATAGGCTTTTTTTTCATAGGTGGTATCGTTATGCTAGAAAAGGTTCAGGGGATTTTACAGTACTTAGTAGTCACACCCCTTAGACCAAGGGAGTATTTAATCTCTAAGGTGATCTCACTTACCCTTTTGGCAGAGGTAGCTGGATTCGCCATCGCATATGTGACATATAAAGCTCCCTTCAACTGGATTCTATTGTTTATAGGAATATTCTTAACAGCAGCCTTCTTTACATTGTATGGATTTGTTGTGGCTGCAAGCTGCAATACTATCAATGAATATTTTATCAAAATGATACCCTATATGCTGGGTTTGATGATTCCGACACTATATTATTTCACTTATCCAAATGTATGGATTCTGAGACTGCTTCCAAGTGTAGCTGGTTTTAATCTAGTAAATGGGGCCTTTAATGGAATCAGATTTCTAGAAATGGCGGCATATATAGGATATTTGGTGTTGATTAACATTGTAACCTTAATAAGGGTAGAGAAATATTTCATTAAGAAAGTACTAAGGGGGGAGTAA
- a CDS encoding IS1634 family transposase produces the protein MKHYGIKVKTLNFDTTSKVMWGLYETTEGTEGSISIDFGHSKNKRSDKKQIKFGIGCAKGLPVDAQVLSGNKDDKTYNNDVLERVDDILDLYEVDRSEFYYIADSALFSKDNFKAAKEHEIHLITRMADNVTLCKVLMTQALESFDTLEEITHTTAKGQQRHYLFMEKEDDYHGYPLKLVCYHSDSLQEQKRKTMEKAADKEQQLLKKLSSKLTKGTFACLKDAQREQDKLLEQDLKKIVYHQIDFTITTQEKRKPGRPSRKPDQKPVSIEYKLNFTFTPVQKP, from the coding sequence TTGAAACACTACGGCATCAAAGTCAAAACCCTGAACTTCGACACCACCTCCAAAGTAATGTGGGGTCTGTACGAAACCACCGAAGGCACAGAAGGGAGCATCAGCATCGACTTCGGCCACAGCAAAAACAAGCGTTCTGACAAGAAACAAATCAAGTTTGGCATTGGCTGCGCCAAAGGTTTGCCCGTAGACGCCCAGGTTTTGTCTGGCAACAAAGATGATAAAACCTATAACAACGATGTGCTGGAACGAGTCGATGACATACTGGACCTGTATGAAGTGGACAGAAGCGAGTTCTACTACATCGCGGACAGCGCCCTGTTTTCAAAAGACAATTTCAAGGCGGCAAAAGAACACGAAATTCACCTCATCACCCGGATGGCAGACAACGTCACCTTGTGTAAAGTGCTCATGACACAGGCCCTGGAATCTTTTGATACCCTAGAAGAGATTACCCACACTACCGCCAAAGGACAACAACGGCACTACCTGTTTATGGAAAAGGAAGACGACTACCATGGTTATCCCCTAAAACTGGTATGCTATCATTCCGACAGTCTCCAGGAACAAAAGCGTAAAACTATGGAAAAAGCGGCGGACAAAGAACAGCAACTCCTGAAAAAACTCTCCAGCAAACTGACCAAAGGCACATTTGCCTGCCTAAAAGATGCCCAGCGTGAGCAGGATAAACTGTTGGAGCAGGACTTGAAGAAAATAGTCTATCACCAGATCGACTTTACCATCACCACCCAGGAAAAGAGAAAGCCAGGCAGACCATCTAGGAAACCTGATCAAAAACCGGTAAGTATAGAGTACAAACTTAACTTCACATTTACCCCCGTCCAGAAACCCTAG
- a CDS encoding ArsA family ATPase, with protein sequence MRIILYTGKGGVGKTSIAAATALKCAKRGYKTLVVSTDASHSLGDSLDVQLSPEAVEIEKNLWAQEIDTMHETEQGWKKVQEYLTSLMTSKTVKDITTEELTIFPGIEDLLSLLKILSYYKEKKYDVIVIDCAPTGETLAMLSFPDMFRWWMDKLFPMKRKAIKMTKPILEPILGMPMPSDGVMGEILNIYNQLDEMRQVLSNREVTSIRIVVNPEKMVVKEAQRSFTYMNLYDFNVDAIVVNRMIPNRVTDDYFKAWKEIHKKYKTVIIESFSPVPIYYVPLLENEIVGTKMLSRMGELLFEDDDPSKIFYNTKTQEIIKEERGYHLSIYMPFVQKGEVSLSQKGDELIVKVGTYKRNMILPRTLLNYSIRGAKFENHTLKIKFGGEDID encoded by the coding sequence ATGAGAATTATTTTATACACTGGAAAGGGTGGCGTGGGGAAAACAAGTATTGCTGCTGCAACTGCCTTGAAATGTGCAAAGAGGGGATATAAAACCTTGGTGGTAAGTACCGACGCATCTCACAGTTTAGGAGATTCTTTAGATGTCCAGCTATCTCCAGAGGCTGTGGAGATTGAAAAAAATCTTTGGGCTCAGGAAATCGATACAATGCATGAAACTGAACAGGGTTGGAAAAAGGTACAGGAATATTTGACTAGTTTAATGACATCAAAGACAGTTAAGGATATTACAACAGAGGAATTAACGATATTTCCTGGCATAGAGGACCTATTGAGTTTGTTGAAAATATTGAGTTATTATAAAGAGAAGAAGTATGATGTGATTGTGATTGATTGTGCCCCAACGGGAGAAACATTAGCCATGCTCAGCTTCCCAGATATGTTCAGATGGTGGATGGATAAGCTTTTTCCAATGAAAAGAAAGGCAATAAAGATGACAAAGCCCATTCTTGAGCCTATTTTAGGAATGCCAATGCCTTCCGATGGTGTCATGGGAGAAATACTAAACATATACAACCAATTGGATGAGATGCGGCAAGTTCTCTCTAACAGGGAGGTAACCAGTATTAGAATTGTTGTTAACCCTGAGAAAATGGTCGTGAAGGAAGCACAAAGAAGTTTTACTTACATGAACTTATATGACTTTAACGTAGATGCCATTGTGGTGAATCGGATGATACCGAATCGTGTTACTGACGATTACTTTAAAGCTTGGAAGGAAATTCATAAAAAATATAAGACCGTGATCATAGAGAGCTTTTCTCCAGTACCAATTTATTATGTACCCCTCTTGGAAAATGAGATTGTAGGAACAAAAATGCTATCAAGGATGGGGGAACTGTTATTTGAAGACGATGATCCCTCTAAAATCTTTTACAATACAAAAACTCAAGAGATTATTAAAGAGGAGCGAGGATATCATTTATCTATCTATATGCCTTTTGTACAAAAGGGAGAGGTATCCCTTAGTCAAAAAGGTGATGAGTTAATTGTCAAGGTTGGGACCTATAAACGAAATATGATATTACCTAGAACGTTGTTGAATTATTCTATACGGGGAGCAAAGTTTGAGAATCACACATTAAAAATAAAATTTGGTGGTGAGGATATTGATTAA
- a CDS encoding MarR family winged helix-turn-helix transcriptional regulator: protein MSSDNLYDLFFENIKKLFYPEEWLEFDINFSKSELLTMLLVDRHGEIIMSQIAEYINLPMSTTSGMVERLVKGGYVKRERSELDRRIVVIRLTDEGNALVSKLKDKIIYYIDKINESLTEEETQLLSKIFNKVIHLFKENHREKSTLDSEKEEKKIKKILIE, encoded by the coding sequence TTGAGTTCAGACAATCTATATGATTTGTTTTTTGAAAATATAAAGAAATTGTTTTATCCTGAGGAATGGTTGGAATTTGATATTAACTTTTCTAAATCTGAGCTTTTGACCATGCTATTAGTGGACCGACATGGGGAAATAATTATGAGCCAAATTGCCGAATATATTAACCTTCCTATGAGCACCACTTCTGGTATGGTGGAAAGATTGGTAAAGGGTGGGTATGTAAAGAGGGAAAGAAGCGAGCTAGATAGACGTATTGTTGTCATCAGATTAACAGATGAGGGAAATGCTTTAGTCAGTAAGTTAAAGGATAAGATCATTTACTACATTGATAAAATTAATGAATCTTTAACCGAAGAAGAAACCCAGCTACTCAGCAAAATTTTCAATAAAGTCATCCATCTGTTCAAGGAAAATCATAGGGAAAAAAGCACTTTGGATTCTGAAAAAGAAGAGAAGAAAATTAAAAAAATCCTGATAGAATAG
- a CDS encoding ABC transporter ATP-binding protein produces MRILIKVSDLGFAYQKSRAKAIKGIDFHIKKGEIFGFLGPSGAGKTTTQRIIIGLLQGYSGSVEVMGKERREWGQEFFERIGVAFDFPNLYLKLTAAENLQLVAAYYQNKPRNIEVLLDRVGLLPDRDKKVEAFSKGMKMRLNFIRAILHDPELLFFDEPTSGLDPLNAKIIKDIILELKAQGRTIFLTTHNMTVAEQLCDRVAFIVEGEIPVIDSPKELMVQHGAHTVKIEYHKGNTTKAETFPMEGLKENQQVFDILKRRDIKTIHSQEATLEDIFIKLTGRKLI; encoded by the coding sequence GTGAGGATATTGATTAAAGTATCAGACTTAGGGTTTGCATACCAAAAGAGTCGGGCCAAGGCAATTAAGGGGATAGACTTTCATATAAAAAAGGGAGAAATTTTTGGTTTCCTAGGACCAAGTGGAGCGGGTAAAACCACCACCCAAAGAATTATTATCGGTCTTTTACAAGGCTATAGTGGTAGTGTAGAGGTAATGGGGAAAGAGAGACGGGAGTGGGGACAGGAATTTTTTGAAAGGATTGGTGTCGCCTTTGATTTTCCAAACCTTTATCTAAAGCTGACAGCAGCAGAAAACCTACAGTTAGTGGCAGCCTACTACCAAAATAAACCTCGAAATATTGAGGTATTACTAGACCGAGTGGGCTTACTTCCAGACAGAGATAAGAAGGTGGAGGCATTTTCCAAGGGAATGAAGATGCGTTTGAACTTTATTCGCGCTATTTTACATGATCCTGAATTGCTTTTTTTTGATGAACCCACCTCCGGATTGGACCCTTTAAACGCTAAGATTATCAAAGATATCATTTTAGAATTAAAGGCTCAAGGGAGGACAATTTTTTTAACAACCCACAATATGACTGTGGCGGAGCAACTTTGTGATCGGGTGGCCTTCATCGTAGAAGGGGAGATTCCAGTGATCGATAGTCCGAAGGAATTGATGGTTCAGCATGGAGCACATACTGTAAAAATTGAGTACCATAAAGGAAATACGACTAAAGCGGAAACGTTTCCCATGGAGGGGTTAAAGGAAAATCAACAGGTATTTGATATATTAAAGAGGAGAGATATCAAGACGATTCACAGTCAGGAGGCAACATTAGAGGATATTTTCATCAAGCTAACAGGGAGGAAGCTTATATGA